The following are encoded together in the Halopiger aswanensis genome:
- a CDS encoding NAD(P)/FAD-dependent oxidoreductase, whose translation MHVVVLGAGYAGLTLTRLLEDELPDEADLTIVNESPDHLVQHELHRVVRRPELASAITVSLPQVLERATVRVARVEGIDREERVVDLSSGRLEYDVAAICLGAQTAYYDLEGVREHATPLKRLRHALRIRSRALEVLRDRSAGASRILVGGAGLSGIQVAGELAALADEERGTATVTILEQLDSVAPTFPGNFQRAVRSALEDQGIEVRTRSAVSRADETHVHLESGDEIPYDQFVWTGGIAGSDALAGERPLVESDLRLDERTFALGDAVRATDADGEPVPASAQTAVREARTVAENISRFAGDGTDAEADPDALERFAFDSPGWTVSVGDDAVAQLGPAVLTGRPAKALKATVGLGYLSAVGAVGNATDRLYRGVLERRFGRE comes from the coding sequence ATGCACGTCGTCGTGCTCGGCGCGGGCTACGCCGGCCTGACCCTGACGCGGCTGCTCGAGGACGAGCTTCCCGACGAGGCCGACCTGACGATCGTCAACGAGTCGCCGGATCACCTCGTCCAACACGAGTTACACCGGGTCGTGCGCCGCCCCGAACTCGCCTCGGCGATCACCGTCTCGCTGCCGCAGGTCCTCGAGCGTGCGACCGTTCGCGTCGCTCGCGTCGAGGGGATCGACCGCGAGGAGCGCGTCGTCGACCTCTCGAGCGGCCGCCTCGAGTACGACGTCGCGGCGATCTGTCTCGGCGCGCAAACGGCGTACTACGACCTCGAGGGCGTCCGCGAGCACGCGACGCCGCTGAAGCGGCTCCGGCACGCCCTGCGGATTCGGTCGCGGGCGCTCGAGGTGTTGCGAGACCGGTCCGCTGGCGCTAGCCGCATCCTCGTCGGCGGCGCCGGCCTCTCCGGCATCCAGGTCGCGGGCGAACTAGCCGCGCTGGCCGACGAGGAACGCGGGACCGCGACGGTCACGATCCTCGAGCAACTCGACAGCGTCGCGCCGACCTTTCCCGGGAACTTCCAGCGGGCCGTTCGCTCGGCGCTCGAGGACCAGGGAATCGAGGTCCGAACCCGATCGGCCGTGTCGCGGGCCGACGAGACGCACGTCCACCTCGAGTCGGGCGACGAAATTCCGTACGACCAGTTCGTCTGGACCGGCGGCATCGCGGGATCGGACGCGCTCGCGGGCGAGCGTCCGCTTGTCGAGAGCGACCTGCGACTGGACGAGCGGACGTTCGCGCTCGGTGACGCCGTTCGCGCGACCGACGCCGACGGGGAGCCGGTGCCGGCGAGTGCACAAACGGCCGTCCGCGAGGCGCGGACGGTCGCGGAGAACATTTCGCGCTTCGCTGGTGACGGGACCGACGCCGAAGCGGACCCCGACGCTCTCGAGCGCTTCGCGTTCGACTCGCCGGGCTGGACGGTCAGCGTCGGCGACGACGCCGTCGCACAGCTCGGCCCCGCCGTCCTCACGGGTCGACCGGCGAAGGCGCTGAAAGCGACCGTCGGACTGGGCTACCTCTCCGCGGTCGGCGCGGTCGGAAACGCGACCGACCGCTTGTATCGCGGGGTTCTCGAGAGACGGTTCGGTCGCGAGTGA
- a CDS encoding zinc-dependent alcohol dehydrogenase family protein, which translates to MKAYEVQEPSSDYAGVVEVERDRPEPAADEALVEVHAASINYRDLAIAHEDLVYPGAEPPVVPLCDGAGEVVAVGDEVERLSAGDRVATPFAPDWIDGPVTPEKVARTTGGNVDGTLAEYATFPAASLAELPENLSYEQGATLTCAGLTAWRELMEAGDLTADETVLALGTGGVSTFALQFATMQGADVFVTSSSDEKLERARELGATWTLNYEETPEWGDAVAEETGGVDHVIEVGGPGTLQQSIEAAAFDGYVHLIGVLSGPDGQVHPGPILQKALTVEGSMGVGSRAMFDRMNSAIEAAEIEPVIDRTFGFSEDEVREAYRYVDEGAHQGKVVISLE; encoded by the coding sequence ATGAAAGCCTACGAAGTCCAGGAACCCTCGAGCGACTACGCCGGCGTCGTCGAAGTCGAGCGCGACCGTCCCGAACCCGCCGCGGACGAGGCGCTCGTCGAGGTGCACGCGGCGTCGATCAACTACCGCGATCTGGCGATCGCCCACGAGGACCTCGTCTATCCCGGCGCGGAACCGCCGGTCGTGCCGCTCTGCGACGGCGCCGGCGAGGTCGTCGCGGTCGGCGACGAGGTCGAACGCCTTTCGGCGGGCGACCGCGTTGCAACGCCGTTCGCTCCCGACTGGATCGACGGCCCCGTCACGCCCGAGAAGGTCGCCCGAACCACGGGCGGGAACGTCGACGGCACGCTGGCCGAGTACGCCACTTTCCCCGCCGCCTCGCTCGCCGAACTCCCCGAGAACCTCTCCTACGAACAGGGCGCGACGCTCACCTGCGCCGGGCTGACCGCGTGGCGCGAACTGATGGAAGCAGGCGATCTGACCGCCGACGAGACCGTCCTCGCACTCGGTACCGGCGGCGTCTCCACCTTCGCCCTCCAGTTCGCGACGATGCAGGGGGCCGACGTCTTCGTCACCTCCTCGAGCGACGAGAAACTCGAGCGGGCCCGCGAGTTGGGTGCGACGTGGACGCTCAACTACGAGGAGACGCCCGAGTGGGGTGACGCGGTGGCCGAGGAGACCGGCGGCGTCGATCACGTCATCGAGGTCGGCGGCCCGGGCACGCTTCAGCAGTCGATCGAGGCCGCGGCGTTCGACGGTTACGTCCACCTGATCGGCGTCCTCTCGGGTCCCGACGGGCAGGTCCACCCCGGCCCGATCCTCCAGAAGGCGCTCACCGTCGAGGGCTCGATGGGCGTCGGCAGTCGCGCGATGTTCGACCGGATGAACAGCGCGATCGAAGCCGCCGAGATCGAGCCGGTGATCGACCGCACCTTCGGCTTCTCGGAAGACGAGGTCCGCGAAGCGTACCGCTACGTCGACGAGGGCGCGCACCAGGGGAAGGTCGTCATCTCGCTCGAGTGA
- the fen gene encoding flap endonuclease-1 has translation MGNAALRDIAVIEEIPFSEIEGVVAVDAHNWLYRYLTTTVKWTNSDVYTTADGTEVANLVGIVQGLPKFFENDVTPVMVFDGGPSELKEDEIESRRDQRRTYEEQLEVAREEGDEVAIAQLESRTQRLTPTIQETSRELLRLLDVPIVEAPAEGEAQAAHIVRRGDADYVGSEDYDALLFGAPLTLRQLTSKGDPELMDLEATLAHHNLTLEQLIDAAILIGTDFNEGVSGIGPKTAIKEITEHGDLWSVLEARGDSIEYGDRVRQLFRDPNVTDEYEFDTAMDPDLAAAREYVTDEWGVDPDEVERGFERIEESVTQTGLDRWT, from the coding sequence ATGGGAAACGCTGCACTTCGGGATATCGCGGTCATCGAGGAGATCCCCTTCTCCGAGATCGAGGGCGTCGTCGCCGTCGACGCGCACAACTGGCTCTACCGCTACCTGACGACGACGGTCAAGTGGACCAACAGCGACGTCTACACGACCGCCGACGGCACCGAGGTCGCGAACCTCGTCGGCATCGTGCAGGGACTGCCCAAGTTCTTCGAGAACGACGTCACGCCCGTGATGGTCTTCGACGGCGGCCCCTCCGAACTCAAGGAAGACGAGATCGAATCCCGCCGCGATCAGCGGCGCACCTACGAGGAGCAACTCGAGGTCGCCCGCGAGGAAGGCGACGAGGTCGCCATCGCGCAACTCGAGTCCCGGACCCAGCGGCTGACGCCGACGATTCAGGAGACCAGCCGCGAACTCCTCCGATTACTCGACGTGCCGATCGTCGAGGCGCCCGCGGAGGGCGAGGCCCAGGCCGCTCACATCGTCCGTCGCGGCGACGCTGACTACGTCGGCTCCGAGGACTACGACGCGCTGCTGTTCGGCGCGCCGCTCACGCTGCGCCAACTGACCAGCAAGGGCGATCCCGAACTGATGGACCTCGAGGCCACCCTCGCACACCACAACCTCACCCTCGAGCAACTCATCGACGCGGCGATTCTCATCGGGACGGACTTCAACGAGGGCGTCTCCGGCATCGGCCCGAAGACGGCCATCAAGGAAATCACCGAGCACGGCGACCTCTGGAGCGTCCTCGAGGCCCGCGGCGACTCGATCGAGTACGGCGACCGCGTCCGCCAGCTGTTCCGCGATCCGAACGTGACCGACGAGTACGAGTTCGACACCGCGATGGATCCCGACCTCGCGGCGGCCCGGGAGTACGTCACCGACGAGTGGGGCGTCGACCCCGACGAGGTCGAACGCGGCTTCGAGCGCATCGAGGAGAGCGTGACGCAGACGGGACTTGATCGCTGGACGTAG